DNA sequence from the Uloborus diversus isolate 005 chromosome 1, Udiv.v.3.1, whole genome shotgun sequence genome:
agacggattcggattcagcaactgattcttcttctccttcgcctgcttcttcctcaagtccaacttcaactaacagcaactcgtcgacatcaacgtctagaatgccttcctcttcatcctcttctccgcccgcactagttgcgccctcggaagcagcgctgccttcctctccatccccttccgattctgctgcagatgatgcagctgctccaccttcggacgattccgatgcagtttctgcaccaccagattcccctcctgagacggattcggattcagcaactgattcttcttctccttcgcctgcttcttcctcaagtccaacttcaactaacagcaactcgtcgacatcaacgtctagaatgccttcctcttcatcctcttctccgcccgcactagttgcgccctcggaagcagcgctgccttcctctccatccccttccgattctgctgcagatgatgcagctgctccaccttcggacgattccgatgcagtttctgcaccaccagattcccctcctgagacggattcggattcagcaactgattcttcttctccttcgcctgcttcttcctcaagtccaacttcaactaacagcaactcgtcgacatcaacgtctagaatgccttcctcttcatcctcttctccgcccgcactagttgcgccctcggaagcagcgctgccttcctctccatccccttccgattctgctgcagatgatgcagctgctccaccttcggacgattccgatgcagtttctgcaccaccagattcccctcctgagacggattcggattcagcaactgattcttcttctccttcgcctgcttcttcctcaagtccaacttcaactaacagcaactcgtcgacatcaacgtctagaatgccttcctcttcatcctcttctccgcccgcactagttgcgccctcggaagcagcgctgccttcctctccatccccttccgattctgctgcagatgatgcagctgctccaccttcggacgattccgatgcagtttctgcaccaccagattcccctcctgagacggattcggattcagcaactgattcttcttctccttcgcctgcttcttcctcaagtccaacttcaactaacagcaactcgtcgacatcaacgtctagaatgccttcctcttcatcctcttctccgcccgcactagttgcgccctcggaagcagcgctgccttcctctccatccccttccgattctgctgcagatgatgcagctgctccaccttcggacgattccgatgcagtttctgcaccaccagattcccctcctgagacggattcggattcagcaactgattcttcttctccttcgcctgcttcttcctcaagtccaacttcaactaacagcaactcgtcgacatcaacgtctagaatgccttcctcttcatcctcttctccgcccgcactagttgcgccctcggaagcagcgctgccttcctctccatccccttccgattctgctgcagatgatgcagctgctccaccttcggacgattccgatgcagtttctgcaccaccagattcccctcctgagacggattcggattcagcaactgattcttcttctccttcgcctgcttcttcctcaagtccaacttcaactaacagcaactcgtcgacatcaacgtctagaatgccttcctcttcatcctcttctccgcccgcactagttgcgccctcggaagcagcgctgccttcctctccatccccttccgattctgctgcagatgatgcagctgctccaccttcggacgattccgatgcagtttctgcaccaccagattcccctcctgagacggattcggattcagcaactgattcttcttctccttcgcctgcttcttcctcaagtccaacttcaactaacagcaactcgtcgacatcaacgtctagaatgccttcctcttcatcctcttctccgcccgcactagttgcgccctcggaagcagcgctgccttcctctccatccccttccgattctgctgcagatgatgcagctgctccaccttcggacgattccgatgcagtttctgcaccaccagattcccctcctgagacggattcggattcagcaactgattcttcttctccttcgcctgcttcttcctcaagtccaacttcaactaacagcaactcgtcgacatcaacgtctagaatgccttcctcttcatcctcttctccgcccgcactagttgcgccctcggaagcagcgctgccttcctctccatccccttccgattctgctgcagatgatgcagctgctccaccttcggacgattccgatgcagtttctgcaccaccagattcccctcctgagacggattcggattcagcaactgattcttcttctccttcgcctgcttcttcctcaagtccaacttcaactaacagcaactcgtcgacatcaacgtctagaatgccttcctcttcatcctcttctccgcccgcactagttgcgccctcggaagcagcgctgccttcctctccatccccttccgattctgctgcagatgatgcagctgctccaccttcggacgattccgatgcagtttctgcaccaccagattcccctcctgagacggattcggattcagcaactgattcttcttctccttcgcctgcttcttcctcaagtccaacttcaactaacagcaactcgtcgacatcaacgtctagaatgccttcctcttcatcctcttctccgcccgcactagttgcgccctcggaagcagcgctgccttcctctccatccccttccgattctgctgcagatgatgcagctgctccaccttcggacgattccgatgcagtttctgcaccaccagattcccctcctgagacggattcggattcagcaactgattcttcttctccttcgcctgcttcttcctcaagtccaacttcaactaacagcaactcgtcgacatcaacgtctagaatgccttcctcttcatcctcttctccgcccgcactagttgcgccctcggaagcagcgctgccttcctctccatccccttccgattctgctgcagatgatgcagctgctccaccttcggacgattccgatgcagtttctgcaccaccagattcccctcctgagacggattcggattcagcaactgattcttcttctccttcgcctgcttcttcctcaagtccaacttcaactaacagcaactcgtcgacatcaacgtctagaatgccttcctcttcatcctcttctccgcccgcactagttgcgccctcggaagcagcgctgccttcctctccatccccttccgattctgctgcagatgatgcagctgctccaccttcggacgattccgatgcagtttctgcaccaccagattcccctcctgagacggattcggattcagcaactgattcttcttctccttcgcctgcttcttcctcaagtccaacttcaactaacagcaactcgtcgacatcaacgtctagaatgccttcctcttcatcctcttctccgcccgcactagttgcgccctcggaagcagcgctgccttcctctccatccccttccgattctgctgcagatgatgcagctgctccaccttcggacgattccgatgcagtttctgcaccaccagattcccctcctgagacggattcggattcagcaactgattcttcttctccttcgcctgcttcttcctcaagtccaacttcaactaacagcaactcgtcgacatcaacgtctagaatgccttcctcttcatcctcttctccgcccgcactagttgcgccctcggaagcagcgctgccttcctctccatccccttccgattctgctgcagatgatgcagctgctccaccttcggacgattccgatgcagtttctgcaccaccagattcccctcctgagacggattcggattcagcaactgattcttcttctccttcgcctgcttcttcctcaagtccaacttcaactaacagcaactcgtcgacatcaacgtctagaatgccttcctcttcatcctcttctccgcccgcactagttgcgccctcggaagcagcgctgccttcctctccatccccttccgattctgctgcagatgatgcagctgctccaccttcggacgattccgatgcagtttctgcaccaccagattcccctcctgagacggattcggattcagcaactgattcttcttctccttcgcctgcttcttcctcaagtccaacttcaactaacagcaactcgtcgacatcaacgtctagaatgccttcctcttcatcctcttctccgcccgcactagttgcgccctcggaagcagcgctgccttcctctccatccccttccgattctgctgcagatgatgcagctgctccaccttcggacgattccgatgcagtttctgcaccaccagattcccctcctgagacggattcggattcagcaactgattcttcttctccttcgcctgcttcttcctcaagtccaacttcaactaacagcaactcgtcgacatcaacgtctagaatgccttcctcttcatcctcttctccgcccgcactagttgcgccctcggaagcagcgctgccttcctctccatccccttccgattctgctgcagatgatgcagctgctccaccttcggacgattccgatgcagtttctgcaccaccagattcccctcctgagacggattcggattcagcaactgattcttcttctccttcgcctgcttcttcctcaagtccaacttcaactaacagcaactcgtcgacatcaacgtctagaatgccttcctcttcatcctcttctccgcccgcactagttgcgccctcggaagcagcgctgccttcctctccatccccttccgattctgctgcagatgatgcagctgctccaccttcggacgattccgatgcagtttctgcaccaccagattcccctcctgagacggattcggattcagcaactgattcttcttctccttcgcctgcttcttcctcaagtccaacttcaactaacagcaactcgtcgacatcaacgtctagaatgccttcctcttcatcctcttctccgcccgcactagttgcgccctcggaagcagcgctgccttcctctccatccccttccgattctgctgcagatgatgcagctgctccaccttcggacgattccgatgcagtttctgcaccaccagattcccctcctgagacggattcggattcagcaactgattcttcttctccttcgcctgcttcttcctcaagtccaacttcaactaacagcaactcgtcgacatcaacgtctagaatgccttcctcttcatcctcttctccgcccgcactagttgcgccctcggaagcagcgctgccttcctctccatccccttccgattctgctgcagatgatgcagctgctccaccttcggacgattccgatgcagtttctgcaccaccagattcccctcctgagacggattcggattcagcaactgattcttcttctccttcgcctgcttcttcctcaagtccaacttcaactaacagcaactcgtcgacatcaacgtctagaatgccttcctcttcatcctcttctccgcccgcactagttgcgccctcggaagcagcgctgccttcctctccatccccttccgattctgctgcagatgatgcagctgctccaccttcggacgattccgatgcagtttctgcaccaccagattcccctcctgagacggattcggattcagcaactgattcttcttctccttcgcctgcttcttcctcaagtccaacttcaactaacagcaactcgtcgacatcaacgtctagaatgccttcctcttcatcctcttctccgcccgcactagttgcgccctcggaagcagcgctgccttcctctccatccccttccgattctgctgcagatgatgcagctgctccaccttcggacgattccgatgcagtttctgcaccaccagattcccctcctgagacggattcggattcagcaactgattcttcttctccttcgcctgcttcttcctcaagtccaacttcaactaacagcaactcgtcgacatcaacgtctagaatgccttcctcttcatcctcttctccgcccgcactagttgcgccctcggaagcagcgctgccttcctctccatccccttccgattctgctgcagatgatgcagctgctccaccttcggacgattccgatgcagtttctgcaccaccagattcccctcctgagacggattcggattcagcaactgattcttcttctccttcgcctgcttcttcctcaagtccaacttcaactaacagcaactcgtcgacatcaacgtctagaatgccttcctcttcatcctcttctccgcccgcactagttgcgccctcggaagcagcgctgccttcctctccatccccttccgattctgctgcagatgatgcagctgctccaccttcggacgattccgatgcagtttctgcaccaccagattcccctcctgagacggattcggattcagcaactgattcttcttctccttcgcctgcttcttcctcaagtccaacttcaactaacagcaactcgtcgacatcaacgtctagaatgccttcctcttcatcctcttctccgcccgcactagttgcgccctcggaagcagcgctgccttcctctccatccccttccgattctgctgcagatgatgcagctgctccaccttcggacgattccgatgcagtttctgcaccaccagattcccctcctgagacggattcggattcagcaactgattcttcttctccttcgcctgcttcttcctcaagtccaacttcaactaacagcaactcgtcgacatcaacgtctagaatgccttcctcttcatcctcttctccgcccgcactagttgcgccctcggaagcagcgctgccttcctctccatccccttccgattctgctgcagatgatgcagctgctccaccttcggacgattccgatgcagtttctgcaccaccagattcccctcctgagacggattcggattcagcaactgattcttcttctccttcgcctgcttcttcctcaagtccaacttcaactaacagcaactcgtcgacatcaacgtctagaatgccttcctcttcatcctcttctccgcccgcactagttgcgccctcggaagcagcgctgccttcctctccatccccttccgattctgctgcagatgatgcagctgctccaccttcggacgattccgatgcagtttctgcaccaccagattcccctcctgagacggattcggattcagcaactgattcttcttctccttcgcctgcttcttcctcaagtccaacttcaactaacagcaactcgtcgacatcaacgtctagaatgccttcctcttcatcctcttctccgcccgcactagttgcgccctcggaagcagcgctgccttcctctccatccccttccgattctgctgcagatgatgcagctgctccaccttcggacgattccgatgcagtttctgcaccaccagattcccctcctgagacggattcggattcagcaactgattcttcttctccttcgcctgcttcttcctcaagtccaacttcaactaacagcaactcgtcgacatcaacgtctagaatgccttcctcttcatcctcttctccgcccgcactagttgcgccctcggaagcagcgctgccttcctctccatccccttccgattctgctgcagatgatgcagctgctccaccttcggacgattccgatgcagtttctgcaccaccagattcccctcctgagacggattcggattcagcaactgattcttcttctccttcgcctgcttcttcctcaagtccaacttcaactaacagcaactcgtcgacatcaacgtctagaatgccttcctcttcatcctcttctccgcccgcactagttgcgccctcggaagcagcgctgccttcctctccatccccttccgattctgctgcagatgatgcagctgctccaccttcggacgattccgatgcagtttctgcaccaccagattcccctcctgagacggattcggattcagcaactgattcttcttctccttcgcctgcttcttcctcaagtccaacttcaactaacagcaactcgtcgacatcaacgtctagaatgccttccccttcatcctcttctccgcccgcactagttgcgccctcggaagcagcgctgccttcctctccatccccttccgattctgctgcagatgatgcagctgctccaccttcggacgattccgatgcagtttctgcaccaccagattcccctcctgagacggattcggattcagcaactgattcttcttctccttcgcctgcttcttcctcaagtccaacttcaactaacagcaactcgtcgacatcaacgtctagaatgccttccccttcatcctcttctccgcccgcactagttgcgccctcggaagcagcgctgccttcctctccatccccttccgattctgctgcagatgatgcagctgctccaccttcggacgattccgatgcagtttctgcaccaccagattcccctcctgagacggattcggattcagcaactgattcttcttctccttcgcctgcttcttcctcaagtccaacttcaactaacagcaactcgtcgacatcaacgtctagaatgccatcctcttcatcctcttctccgcccgcactagttgcgccctcggaagcagcgctgccttcctctccatccccttccgattctgctgcagctgatgcagctgctccaccttcggacgattccgatgcagtttctgcaccaccagattcccctcctgagacggattcggattcagcaactgattcttcttctccttcgcctgcttcttcctcaagtccaacttcaactaacagcaactcgtcgacatcaacgtctagaatgccttcctcttcgtcctcttctccgcccgcactagttgcgccctcggaagcagcgctgccttcctctccatccccttccgattctgctgcagatgatgcagctgctccaccttcggacgattccgatgcagtttctgcaccaccagattcccctcctgagacggattcggattcagcaacTGATTCTTCTTCTCCTCCGCCTGCTCCTTCCTCAAGTCCAACTTCAGCTAACAGCAACTCGTCGACATCAACGTCTAGAATGCCTTCCTCTTCATCCTCTTCTCCGCCCGCACTAGTTGCGCCCTCGGAAGCAGCGCTGCCTTCCTCTCCATCCCCTTCCGATTCTGCTGCAGCTGATGCAGCTGCTCCACCTTCGGACGATTCCGATGCAGTTTCTGCACCACCAGATTCCCCTCCTgagacggattcggattcagcaactgattcttcttctccttcgcctgcttcttcctcaagtccaacttcaactaacagcaactcgtcgacatcaacgtctagaatgccttcctcttcatcctcttctccgcccgcactagttgcgccctcggaagcagcgctgccttcctctccatccccttccgattctgctgcagatgatgcagctgctccaccttcggacgattccgatgcagtttctgcaccaccagattcccctcctgagacggattcggattcagcaacTGATTCTTCTTCTCCTCCGCCTGCTCCTTCCTCAAGTC
Encoded proteins:
- the LOC129216210 gene encoding uncharacterized protein LOC129216210; the encoded protein is DSSSPSPASSSSPTSTNSNSSSPTSTNSNSSTSTSRMPSSSS
- the LOC129216217 gene encoding circumsporozoite protein-like, yielding MMEEGGESGGAETASESSEGGAAASAAAESEGDGEEGSAASEGATSAGGEEDEEEGILDVDVDELLLAEVGLEEGAGGESGGAETASESSEGGAAASAAAESEGDGEEGSAASEGATSAGGEEDEEEGILDVDVDELLRRISC